ATTGAAAAGCCCGGAAAAATTATAATTTTTCCGGGCTTTTTTTATTGATTTCTATTGGGTTAATACCTCTAGGCTTGCCCCTGGGAAATTCACGTATTTTGCAAAAATCATTTACACCATTGTATCAATGGTATTTGTCTAAAAATTCCTGAAGCTTGTTTACCATATTTCTACTTCCACAAAAGAAAGGTACGCGTTGATGCAGTTCAGTAGGTTCAATATCCATAATTCGTGTTTTACCACCTGTAGCGAGCCCGTTGGCCTGTTCCGCTAAAAATGCCATTGGATTGCATTCGTACAACAAACGTAGTTTGCCCTCATGGGTTACACTACTCTTGGGATACATGTAGATACCGCCTTTAATCATGTTTCTATGGAAATCTGAAACCAAAGAGCCTATATATCTAGAAGTATAAGGTCTATCTCCTTCTTCTTCCTGGCAATACTTAATATAATCCTTTACCCCTTGGTGAAAATGTCTGTATTTCCCCTCGTTTACAGAATAAATAGTTCCGTCTTCTGGGAACTGCATATTGGGGTGTGATAAATAGAAAGTACCAATAGCGGGGTTTAATGTAAATCCGTTTACGCCATCACCAGTTGTATAAACAAGCATGGTTGAAGTTCCGTAAACTATATATCCGGCAGCTACCTGTTGGTTGCCAGGTTGCAGAAAATCCTCTAAGGTTACAGGCGTACCTACTGGAGTAACTCTTCTGTAAATTGAAAAAATAGTACCAACGGAAACATTTACATCTACGTTAGATGAACCGTCTAGTGGGTCAATAAGTACCACATATTTATTCTGGTGGCGCTCATCATTACTGTTTATAGTTATAAAATCATCTTCTTCTTCAGAAGCAATCCCACAAACAATCTCTCTGTTAGCAAGCGTATTGATGAATTTTTCATTAGCAAATACATCTAATTTCTGTTGGTCTTCGCCTTGAATATTGGTTTCCCCTGCTTTTCCAAGGATATCTACTAGACCAGCTTTGTTAACTTCATGGTTGACTACTTTTGCAGCCAGACGAATAGCATTAATTAATTTAGAAAGCTCGCCAGAAGAATATTGAAACGAATCTTGATTTTCGATAATAAACTCTCCGAGAGTTTGGTT
This genomic interval from Zobellia roscoffensis contains the following:
- the fbp gene encoding class 1 fructose-bisphosphatase, translated to MQYKKNQTLGEFIIENQDSFQYSSGELSKLINAIRLAAKVVNHEVNKAGLVDILGKAGETNIQGEDQQKLDVFANEKFINTLANREIVCGIASEEEDDFITINSNDERHQNKYVVLIDPLDGSSNVDVNVSVGTIFSIYRRVTPVGTPVTLEDFLQPGNQQVAAGYIVYGTSTMLVYTTGDGVNGFTLNPAIGTFYLSHPNMQFPEDGTIYSVNEGKYRHFHQGVKDYIKYCQEEEGDRPYTSRYIGSLVSDFHRNMIKGGIYMYPKSSVTHEGKLRLLYECNPMAFLAEQANGLATGGKTRIMDIEPTELHQRVPFFCGSRNMVNKLQEFLDKYH